From Segatella copri, the proteins below share one genomic window:
- a CDS encoding thioredoxin-like domain-containing protein — MKKLLFFLLLMTAVVGRAQTSLDLLPVGTEAPDFTITDSKTGKKIFQLSDKKTQRDKDGKTVPGVWTMLDFWASWCPDCRRDMPMVKAICDKYNTKIQVVGVSFDTDEAKMKKYLGDNQYTWLQYCEFKKWKETKISKDYHILWIPTSYLINPEGKVAFSTVKAEEMMKKLDSLDQAGALKPAQVQTALKKVYNESIDPMAQIDEALAKAKKNGKFVICQVGGNWCPWCLKFADFVEKNAAVNKMVNDHFEYIHVNYNRRKTAGDAAVKKAEQLMKRLNNPQRFGFPVFVVLDETGKVLHIQDSSFLEEGKGYNEEKVLRFLKSWTPQAIKG, encoded by the coding sequence ATGAAGAAACTATTATTCTTTTTGCTCCTGATGACGGCTGTCGTCGGTAGAGCACAGACATCGCTTGACTTGCTGCCTGTAGGCACCGAGGCTCCCGACTTCACGATTACTGACAGTAAGACGGGGAAGAAAATCTTCCAGCTTTCAGATAAGAAGACTCAGAGGGATAAAGACGGAAAGACGGTTCCAGGTGTCTGGACCATGCTCGATTTCTGGGCTTCCTGGTGTCCAGACTGCAGAAGAGACATGCCGATGGTGAAGGCTATCTGTGACAAATACAATACCAAGATCCAGGTAGTGGGTGTTTCTTTTGATACCGATGAGGCGAAGATGAAGAAATATCTGGGTGATAATCAGTATACCTGGTTGCAATACTGTGAGTTTAAGAAATGGAAGGAAACAAAGATTTCCAAGGATTATCACATCTTATGGATTCCTACCTCTTATCTGATCAATCCGGAAGGTAAGGTTGCATTCTCTACCGTGAAGGCGGAGGAGATGATGAAGAAACTGGATTCGCTCGACCAGGCAGGAGCATTGAAACCTGCTCAGGTGCAGACTGCTCTCAAGAAGGTGTATAATGAAAGCATCGATCCGATGGCTCAGATTGATGAGGCTTTGGCTAAAGCCAAGAAGAATGGCAAGTTTGTTATCTGTCAGGTAGGTGGTAACTGGTGCCCATGGTGCTTGAAGTTTGCCGATTTTGTAGAGAAGAATGCTGCGGTCAACAAGATGGTGAATGATCATTTCGAATATATTCATGTGAACTACAATCGCAGAAAAACTGCCGGTGATGCGGCGGTGAAGAAGGCTGAGCAGCTGATGAAGCGACTGAACAATCCTCAGCGTTTCGGATTCCCGGTCTTTGTGGTGCTCGATGAAACCGGAAAGGTTCTCCATATCCAGGATTCCAGTTTCCTGGAAGAAGGTAAGGGATATAACGAAGAAAAGGTGCTCAGATTCCTGAAGAGCTGGACACCTCAGGCTATTAAAGGATAA
- a CDS encoding MBOAT family O-acyltransferase, translating to MNYSTFEISALWHWIERLFVYQADSPLMMGSIPFALLFIFFLAIYILLKSYSRTAMMMYVICFSLFFAYKVNGMVMWMLPLTACINYAVTQEMRLHEGKARKALLTFVVLVDLALLCYFKYTNFIIGDVVNEMFSTNFSLQSIALPVGISFYTFQAISYAVDTYKRKFDMEVTLLEYCFYLTFFPLLMAGPITRAANLIPRLKRNEQASSRMLWTGLFLIMLGLVKKNMLSDYIAQFNNWVFDAPQTFSGFENLAALFGYPVQIFLDFSGYSDMSIGVAAILGFYLPDNFYFPYRSLSVTEFWRRWHISLSFWFRDYVYIPLGGNRKGKVRMYFNNFLTMLVAGLWHGSSWMFVIWGALHGFGLVVHKFFSRQLGISIPRTLAGNFLSWLITYLYICFAWSFFRAKDLGVLGKMYDKVANDFSIDYLVPFFHARPAWTLCIIGVMLSYLFTERQYHRLQARFILLPWVAKLLLFIICLQMVVEVSQESVQPFIYYQF from the coding sequence ATGAATTATTCAACATTCGAAATAAGTGCCTTGTGGCATTGGATAGAGCGGCTGTTTGTTTATCAGGCAGATTCTCCGCTGATGATGGGCAGCATTCCGTTTGCGCTGCTCTTCATCTTCTTCCTTGCCATTTATATCCTGCTCAAGAGCTATTCGCGCACAGCTATGATGATGTATGTCATCTGCTTCAGCCTTTTCTTTGCCTATAAGGTGAACGGAATGGTGATGTGGATGCTGCCGCTTACGGCTTGCATCAATTATGCCGTAACCCAGGAAATGAGACTGCATGAGGGGAAGGCGCGCAAGGCGCTGCTCACCTTCGTAGTGCTTGTAGACCTGGCTCTGCTGTGCTATTTCAAATATACCAATTTCATCATTGGCGATGTAGTCAACGAGATGTTCAGCACCAACTTCTCCCTGCAGTCTATCGCTCTGCCTGTAGGTATCTCGTTCTATACCTTCCAGGCTATCAGCTATGCGGTAGATACCTATAAGCGCAAGTTTGACATGGAAGTAACGCTCCTGGAGTATTGCTTCTATCTCACCTTCTTTCCGCTGCTGATGGCGGGTCCTATCACCCGTGCCGCCAATCTGATACCCAGACTGAAACGAAACGAACAGGCTTCCAGCAGAATGCTGTGGACGGGACTCTTCCTCATCATGTTGGGACTGGTCAAGAAGAATATGCTGAGCGATTATATCGCACAGTTCAACAACTGGGTGTTTGATGCGCCGCAAACCTTCTCGGGTTTCGAGAATCTGGCAGCGCTCTTCGGCTATCCTGTACAGATTTTCCTCGATTTCTCGGGATACAGCGATATGAGTATCGGTGTGGCAGCCATTCTGGGTTTCTATCTGCCCGACAACTTCTATTTCCCTTACCGTTCACTCTCGGTTACCGAGTTCTGGCGTCGCTGGCACATCTCGCTTTCCTTCTGGTTCCGCGATTATGTGTATATTCCGCTGGGTGGAAACCGGAAGGGAAAGGTGCGCATGTATTTCAACAACTTCCTCACCATGCTGGTGGCAGGCTTATGGCATGGCTCTTCCTGGATGTTCGTCATCTGGGGTGCTCTTCATGGTTTCGGACTTGTGGTGCATAAGTTCTTCAGCCGTCAGTTGGGCATAAGCATTCCCCGTACGCTGGCTGGCAATTTTCTCAGCTGGCTCATCACCTATTTATATATATGCTTTGCGTGGTCTTTTTTCCGTGCCAAGGATTTGGGTGTGTTGGGGAAGATGTATGATAAGGTGGCAAATGATTTCAGCATCGATTATCTGGTGCCTTTCTTCCATGCCCGTCCTGCCTGGACGCTTTGCATCATAGGTGTCATGCTGAGCTATCTCTTTACCGAGCGCCAGTATCACCGTCTTCAGGCGCGGTTCATCCTTCTGCCTTGGGTGGCTAAACTGCTGCTCTTCATCATCTGTCTGCAGATGGTAGTTGAGGTTTCTCAGGAGAGTGTACAGCCGTTCATTTATTATCAGTTCTAG
- a CDS encoding SprT-like domain-containing protein → MIVTIEWMEEWFSRFDQEYFGGKLPVPELGLTHAKTRLGQLAYKRASRWGRTKLYDFKLSMSTYYDMTDKQAKSVLLHEMIHYIIGYTGLKDTSAHGVVFKGLMDKLNSQYGWDIRVSTSTKGWKVSETVKSRKEKKGPQIYLMLAIEMNDGRHYLSRVNPSFARRIENQLKTVREVVSHQWYTTMENYFEDYPQVRSLRGRRISKADFGKLLNVLTPFQL, encoded by the coding sequence ATGATTGTTACAATAGAATGGATGGAGGAGTGGTTCAGTCGGTTCGACCAGGAATATTTCGGGGGAAAGCTGCCTGTTCCTGAACTCGGACTTACTCATGCCAAGACTCGGTTGGGGCAACTTGCCTATAAGCGGGCCTCCAGATGGGGACGCACCAAACTCTACGATTTCAAACTCTCCATGTCTACTTATTATGATATGACCGACAAGCAGGCAAAGAGTGTCTTGCTCCACGAGATGATACATTACATCATCGGTTATACGGGACTGAAAGATACCTCGGCTCACGGGGTTGTGTTCAAGGGGCTGATGGATAAGCTCAACAGCCAGTATGGCTGGGATATCAGAGTATCGACATCCACCAAGGGGTGGAAGGTAAGCGAAACCGTAAAAAGCAGAAAAGAGAAGAAGGGACCGCAAATTTATCTGATGCTTGCCATCGAGATGAATGATGGAAGACATTATCTCTCGAGAGTGAATCCGAGTTTTGCCCGTCGCATCGAAAATCAGCTGAAGACGGTCAGGGAAGTGGTTTCTCATCAGTGGTATACTACGATGGAGAACTATTTCGAAGACTATCCGCAGGTGCGCAGCTTGAGAGGAAGGCGCATCTCGAAGGCCGATTTCGGAAAGTTGCTCAATGTGCTCACTCCCTTTCAACTGTAA
- the potA gene encoding polyamine ABC transporter ATP-binding protein: MNKTAQHIIDIKNVSKRFGEKTALNNINLYVRKGEFMTILGPSGCGKTTLLRLLAGFETASEGIITIAGNDITNLPPYKRNVNTVFQKYALFPHLNVYDNIAFGLKLKNTPKEEILPKVKRALKMVNMSDYEYRDVNSLSGGQQQRIAIARAIVNEPEVLLLDEPLAALDLKMRKDMQLELKQMHERLGITFVYVTHDQEEALTLSDTIVVMSEGEIQQIGTPTDIYNEPANAFVADFIGESNILCGTMVHDCLVNVAGTELPCVDKGFGCNQEVDVVIRPEDIEVSTDTAHAQFVGKITSSIFKGVHYEMLAETEKGNEFLIQNYKHFEVGQTIGMSVIPDNIHIMKKERITNTFDAKVNGDGTIEFLGCEYQMEIPEEIKDKIQTDENGNETIRVNVPFNKIELFDNESEGTFTGDISFILYKGDHYHLTIDTDWGEKLYVDTQDVWDLGDHVAITIPQENISFE; this comes from the coding sequence ATGAACAAGACAGCACAACATATCATAGATATTAAGAATGTGTCGAAAAGATTTGGCGAGAAAACAGCCCTCAACAACATCAATCTCTATGTGAGAAAGGGCGAATTTATGACCATTCTGGGTCCTTCGGGATGCGGAAAAACGACATTATTAAGACTTTTGGCAGGGTTTGAAACCGCCAGCGAAGGCATCATTACCATCGCCGGCAACGATATTACTAACCTTCCTCCTTACAAGCGAAATGTAAACACGGTATTCCAGAAATACGCTCTGTTCCCTCATCTCAACGTTTACGACAATATCGCCTTCGGTTTGAAGCTCAAGAACACACCGAAGGAAGAGATTTTGCCGAAGGTAAAACGTGCCCTGAAGATGGTAAACATGAGTGATTATGAATATCGTGATGTCAACTCGCTTTCGGGCGGTCAACAGCAGCGTATTGCCATCGCCCGTGCCATCGTCAACGAACCGGAAGTTCTTCTCCTGGATGAACCGCTTGCAGCACTCGACCTCAAGATGCGTAAAGACATGCAGCTGGAGCTGAAGCAGATGCACGAACGCCTGGGCATTACCTTCGTATACGTTACCCACGACCAGGAAGAGGCCCTCACCCTGAGCGACACCATCGTAGTGATGAGCGAGGGAGAGATACAGCAGATAGGTACACCAACCGATATCTACAACGAACCAGCCAATGCTTTTGTTGCTGACTTTATCGGCGAGAGCAATATTCTCTGCGGAACGATGGTCCACGACTGTCTGGTGAATGTGGCAGGTACTGAACTGCCTTGTGTAGACAAGGGCTTCGGCTGCAACCAGGAAGTGGATGTCGTGATACGTCCTGAGGATATCGAAGTTTCCACCGATACCGCCCATGCCCAGTTTGTGGGCAAGATAACCTCTTCCATCTTCAAGGGAGTACACTACGAGATGCTGGCAGAAACCGAGAAGGGCAACGAATTTCTCATCCAGAACTACAAGCATTTCGAAGTAGGTCAGACGATAGGAATGAGCGTGATACCCGACAATATTCACATCATGAAGAAGGAGCGCATCACCAACACCTTCGATGCAAAGGTAAACGGCGACGGAACGATAGAATTCCTGGGCTGCGAATACCAGATGGAGATTCCGGAAGAAATAAAGGACAAGATTCAGACCGATGAAAACGGAAACGAAACCATCCGGGTGAACGTACCTTTCAACAAGATAGAACTCTTCGACAACGAGAGCGAAGGAACCTTTACAGGCGACATCAGCTTCATTCTCTACAAGGGCGACCACTATCATCTCACCATCGATACCGACTGGGGCGAGAAGCTCTATGTAGATACACAGGATGTATGGGATTTAGGCGATCATGTGGCTATCACCATTCCTCAGGAGAATATTTCGTTTGAATAA
- a CDS encoding ABC transporter permease produces MNIIKFISSRQSWSIPYAIFAAIFVVLPLLLIVVFAFTDENGALTLYNFQKFLAHPEAINTFVYSIGIAFLNTLLCILLGYPAAYILTQTRMKYANTIVMLFILPMWVNILVRTLATVALFDFADLQLGEGALLFGMVYNFIPFMIYPIYNTLQKMDRSYIEAAEDLGASPWQQFFKVILPLSMPGVASGILMVFMPTISTFAISELLTMNNIKLFGTTIQENINNSMWNYGAALSLIMLFLIGASTLIAGDGSKQEGGIR; encoded by the coding sequence TTGAACATTATCAAGTTTATCTCTTCGCGACAAAGCTGGTCGATACCTTACGCCATCTTTGCAGCGATATTTGTGGTACTGCCATTGCTTCTCATCGTAGTGTTCGCATTTACCGATGAGAACGGAGCCCTGACGCTCTACAACTTCCAGAAGTTCCTGGCACACCCCGAAGCCATCAACACCTTTGTGTATTCGATAGGCATCGCCTTTCTCAACACCCTGCTCTGCATTCTGCTGGGCTATCCGGCCGCCTATATTCTGACACAAACCAGAATGAAGTATGCCAACACCATCGTCATGCTCTTCATTCTGCCGATGTGGGTAAACATCCTGGTGCGCACACTTGCCACCGTGGCCCTCTTCGATTTTGCCGACCTTCAGCTGGGTGAGGGTGCCCTCCTGTTCGGTATGGTCTACAACTTCATCCCATTCATGATTTACCCTATCTACAACACCCTGCAGAAGATGGACCGCAGCTATATCGAAGCAGCCGAAGACCTGGGAGCATCGCCTTGGCAGCAGTTCTTCAAGGTCATCCTGCCCCTCTCCATGCCGGGCGTAGCGAGTGGCATTCTGATGGTATTCATGCCAACCATCTCTACCTTCGCTATCTCCGAACTGCTGACGATGAACAACATCAAGCTCTTCGGTACCACCATCCAGGAGAACATCAACAATTCGATGTGGAACTACGGTGCAGCCCTCTCGCTCATCATGCTCTTCCTCATCGGCGCCTCTACCCTCATCGCAGGTGATGGCAGTAAACAGGAAGGAGGTATCAGATGA
- a CDS encoding ABC transporter permease: MMKKVFCQGYLWLLLLLLYSPIFIIIIFSFTEAKVMGNWTGFSLQLYKNLFAEGTHHSLTAALVNTVTIALITATVSTLFGTLTAIGIYNLRNRYARNAIQFVNNIPILNGDIIIGISLFLLFITLGIPQGYTTVVLSHITFCLPYVILSVMPRLKQMNPNLYEAALDLGASPMQALRKVIIPEILPGMISGFMLAITMSIDDFAVTIFTIGNEGLETLSTFIYADARKGGLTPELRPLSTIIFVLVLVMLIIINKRSEKNKKK; this comes from the coding sequence ATGATGAAGAAAGTATTCTGCCAAGGATATCTCTGGTTGCTCCTGCTGCTACTCTACTCCCCTATCTTCATCATCATTATCTTCTCGTTTACCGAAGCGAAGGTGATGGGCAACTGGACGGGTTTCTCGCTGCAGCTCTACAAGAATCTCTTTGCAGAAGGCACGCACCATTCGCTCACAGCGGCACTGGTCAATACCGTAACCATCGCCCTGATTACCGCAACCGTATCCACGCTCTTCGGAACCCTGACAGCCATCGGCATCTACAACCTGCGCAACCGCTATGCACGTAACGCCATACAGTTTGTCAACAACATTCCGATACTCAACGGCGACATCATCATCGGTATCTCGCTCTTCCTGCTCTTCATCACGCTGGGCATTCCGCAGGGCTATACTACCGTAGTACTCTCGCATATCACCTTCTGTCTGCCATACGTTATCCTGAGTGTGATGCCAAGACTGAAGCAGATGAATCCGAACCTCTATGAGGCGGCACTCGATCTGGGCGCCTCTCCGATGCAGGCACTTCGCAAGGTCATCATCCCAGAGATATTGCCGGGTATGATTTCCGGTTTCATGCTTGCCATCACGATGAGTATCGATGACTTCGCCGTCACCATCTTCACGATAGGTAACGAAGGTCTGGAAACCCTCTCCACATTCATCTATGCCGATGCCAGAAAGGGAGGACTGACCCCAGAACTTCGTCCGCTGAGTACCATCATCTTCGTACTGGTACTGGTGATGCTGATTATCATCAACAAACGTTCTGAGAAAAATAAGAAGAAATGA
- a CDS encoding ABC transporter substrate-binding protein codes for MILPLSSCYNKENREEILKVYNWADYIDEDVLANFPKWYEQQTGKKIRVIYQTFDINEVMLTKIERGHEDYDVVCPSEYIIERMLRKDLLLPIDTAFGKTPNYISNVSPYIVEQIDATSNNGRIAHHYAVPYMWGTCGILYNKVHVPINDAQTWGTLWNRKYQGKLLMKDSYRDSYGTALIWTHRKDLEAGKVTVPQLMNDYSPAAIAAVEKELKALKPNIEGWEADFGKETMTKGKAYLNMTWSGDAVWAIEEAGKVGVELGYEVPKEGSNVWFDGWVIPKYSRNPKAAAYFINYLCQEDVALANMETTGYVSSVAGKKVLEAMSDTEAYPKPVNLAYFFGEEGKNAHLNPIMYPDSSIVARCAMIHDAGDHTPEVLDMWSKVKGDNLGGGIVIFLLAVVLALTVFVAIKKYEHYKHRRLSRKHRRRHVVKVKG; via the coding sequence ATGATTCTGCCGCTCTCTTCCTGTTACAACAAAGAGAACCGCGAGGAGATTCTGAAGGTTTACAACTGGGCTGATTATATAGATGAAGACGTTCTTGCCAACTTCCCGAAATGGTATGAACAGCAGACCGGCAAGAAAATCCGAGTCATCTACCAGACCTTCGACATCAATGAGGTGATGCTTACCAAGATAGAGCGAGGTCATGAAGACTACGACGTGGTATGCCCGTCAGAATATATCATCGAGCGCATGCTCCGCAAAGACCTTCTCCTGCCTATCGACACAGCCTTCGGCAAGACGCCCAACTATATCAGCAACGTATCACCATACATTGTTGAGCAGATAGATGCCACCTCCAACAATGGCCGCATCGCCCACCATTATGCCGTGCCTTACATGTGGGGAACCTGTGGCATCCTATATAATAAGGTACACGTACCTATAAATGATGCACAGACCTGGGGAACTTTATGGAACAGAAAATATCAGGGCAAACTCCTGATGAAGGATTCCTACCGCGACTCCTATGGCACCGCACTCATCTGGACACATCGTAAAGACCTGGAAGCAGGCAAGGTGACCGTACCACAGTTGATGAACGACTATTCACCCGCTGCCATAGCCGCAGTAGAGAAAGAGTTGAAAGCTCTGAAACCAAACATAGAAGGATGGGAAGCCGACTTCGGCAAGGAGACCATGACCAAAGGCAAAGCCTATCTCAACATGACCTGGAGCGGTGATGCCGTCTGGGCTATTGAAGAAGCCGGAAAAGTGGGTGTAGAACTGGGATATGAGGTACCGAAAGAAGGAAGCAATGTATGGTTCGACGGTTGGGTAATCCCTAAATATTCCCGCAATCCGAAGGCTGCCGCCTATTTCATCAACTATCTCTGTCAGGAAGACGTGGCACTCGCTAATATGGAGACTACAGGATATGTGAGCAGCGTGGCAGGCAAAAAGGTATTAGAAGCTATGAGCGATACTGAGGCTTATCCCAAACCTGTAAATCTGGCCTACTTCTTTGGCGAGGAAGGCAAGAATGCCCATCTCAACCCTATCATGTATCCAGACAGCAGCATAGTAGCCCGATGCGCCATGATTCATGATGCCGGCGATCATACTCCCGAGGTATTGGATATGTGGTCGAAGGTGAAGGGAGACAATCTGGGCGGCGGCATCGTTATCTTCCTGTTAGCCGTAGTCCTTGCCCTCACGGTATTCGTTGCCATCAAGAAGTATGAGCATTACAAGCACAGAAGGCTGTCGAGGAAACACCGCAGAAGACATGTGGTAAAGGTAAAAGGGTAA
- a CDS encoding DEAD/DEAH box helicase, translated as MLVDLFEFQNKALGSLRERQVKAQRRYKQDGEKSIIPFTAPTGAGKTIIMSAFIEALYTGDTYQGTQNDAIVLWISDAPELNEQSKDKLYKVADKLRNRQVVTIDEQNFKADKLQLGTIYYVNTQKFGVNSNLVKYSDSRNYTGWDFMRNTIEEYGDKLVVIIDEAHRGAKPNEIGTQMSIMQKFVLGSEADNMPSMPLIIGMSATLERFNELVKSADSTLLPKVEVTPDEVRASGLLKDEIKIHHPQTGEAFAEMTYLAEAAKDWKSKCQHWEAYRQHEDVEVRPALVVQVKNKKDDKLSETNLDECLRIIEAHTGISLRSGEVVHTFDTKESITVNGLEVRYLDPSRISESKDVKVIFFKDNLSTGWDCPRAETMMSFKVASGYTNIAQLLGRMVRTPLQKRIETDDTLNEVQLFLPNFDAVTVERVKRELEGTIPTHVETNPSPKQVLKLRGNLPCGLSRQEVFEAINAARIDNYAIPQKSVTDYRKALFKLCHLVVRTRLCRDAVNKLKNDIVGQITDFVKDLQDAGTYQQTMEKIRTMNDVVLAFDALGKSAKEGEDGKLILSESDIDTWSENVETRFGKDGVLNAYRKARLDEYDNTELRLQFILYACNQSCMEQLDKYCKEAFHKYVNQYRQKLETFGEGVKREYEKIVKVHVSTSPFDLTLPDLMVTSKHPDGTVCTDHLYADGDGKAVFKLNEWELEVLDVERQKKGFVCWVRNIPNKEGSLCFQYRLGTELKAHFPDFIIVRRVNDNFEFILLEPHYTGYADSVPKLKGMVEYSERCTTVSRNEMVRIVDTATGKKVESLDAASSSVRDDIKYLIGLEDLNNLFKKYKN; from the coding sequence ATGTTAGTAGATTTATTTGAATTTCAGAATAAAGCACTTGGCAGTCTGCGAGAGCGACAGGTGAAGGCACAGCGTCGCTATAAGCAAGATGGTGAGAAGAGCATCATACCTTTTACAGCCCCTACGGGTGCTGGCAAGACCATCATCATGTCTGCATTCATCGAGGCTCTCTATACTGGAGACACCTATCAAGGGACTCAGAATGATGCCATCGTGCTATGGATAAGCGATGCACCTGAACTGAACGAGCAGAGTAAGGACAAACTCTACAAAGTGGCAGACAAGTTGAGAAATCGCCAAGTTGTGACTATAGATGAGCAGAACTTCAAGGCCGACAAACTTCAGTTGGGTACCATTTATTATGTGAATACCCAGAAATTTGGGGTAAACAGCAATCTTGTGAAGTATAGCGATAGCCGTAACTATACAGGTTGGGACTTTATGCGCAACACGATAGAGGAGTATGGTGACAAACTTGTGGTTATCATTGATGAGGCTCATCGTGGTGCCAAGCCCAATGAGATTGGTACGCAGATGAGTATCATGCAGAAGTTTGTTCTCGGTTCGGAGGCAGACAATATGCCGTCCATGCCATTGATAATCGGCATGAGTGCCACCTTGGAACGATTCAATGAATTGGTGAAATCTGCTGATTCTACGCTGTTGCCTAAGGTGGAGGTTACTCCCGATGAGGTGCGTGCGTCAGGCTTGTTGAAGGATGAGATCAAAATACACCATCCTCAGACAGGAGAGGCTTTCGCCGAGATGACCTATCTGGCGGAAGCCGCAAAGGACTGGAAAAGTAAATGCCAGCATTGGGAGGCGTATCGTCAACATGAGGATGTAGAAGTGAGACCAGCCTTGGTGGTTCAGGTAAAGAACAAAAAGGATGATAAGTTGTCTGAGACCAACCTCGATGAGTGCTTGCGCATCATTGAGGCTCATACCGGGATTTCATTGAGAAGTGGTGAAGTGGTACATACTTTCGACACCAAGGAATCCATAACTGTCAATGGGCTTGAAGTGCGTTATCTCGACCCTTCACGAATATCGGAGTCCAAGGACGTAAAAGTCATCTTTTTCAAGGATAATCTTTCCACAGGTTGGGATTGTCCAAGGGCTGAGACGATGATGTCGTTCAAGGTGGCATCAGGTTACACCAACATCGCCCAACTGCTAGGAAGAATGGTGCGCACTCCTTTGCAGAAACGAATAGAGACTGATGATACTTTGAATGAAGTACAGCTTTTCCTTCCTAATTTTGATGCGGTTACCGTAGAACGGGTGAAGCGAGAATTGGAAGGTACGATTCCTACTCATGTGGAAACCAATCCTTCGCCTAAGCAGGTATTGAAACTTAGGGGCAACTTGCCTTGTGGACTTTCACGACAGGAAGTGTTCGAGGCTATCAATGCCGCTCGGATAGATAATTATGCGATACCGCAAAAAAGCGTTACGGATTATCGAAAAGCTCTTTTCAAACTTTGCCATTTGGTGGTTCGCACTCGATTGTGCAGAGATGCTGTCAATAAGCTGAAGAATGATATCGTCGGTCAGATAACTGATTTCGTCAAGGATTTGCAGGATGCTGGGACTTACCAGCAGACGATGGAGAAAATCCGCACCATGAACGATGTGGTGTTAGCTTTTGATGCCTTGGGCAAAAGCGCAAAAGAGGGCGAGGATGGCAAACTCATTCTTTCAGAGTCAGATATAGATACTTGGAGCGAGAATGTGGAAACACGTTTTGGAAAAGACGGCGTGCTGAATGCTTATCGCAAGGCTCGCCTGGATGAGTATGACAATACTGAACTGCGTTTGCAATTTATCCTCTACGCCTGCAATCAGTCGTGTATGGAACAACTTGATAAGTATTGCAAGGAAGCGTTTCATAAGTATGTCAATCAGTATCGTCAAAAATTAGAGACTTTTGGGGAGGGAGTGAAGCGTGAATATGAGAAAATAGTAAAGGTTCATGTTTCCACGTCGCCCTTCGATTTGACTCTACCAGACTTAATGGTTACGAGCAAGCATCCCGATGGAACTGTTTGTACAGACCATCTATATGCGGATGGAGATGGAAAGGCTGTATTTAAGTTGAACGAGTGGGAGCTAGAGGTTCTCGATGTCGAAAGACAGAAGAAAGGTTTTGTTTGTTGGGTTCGCAATATTCCCAACAAGGAAGGTTCTCTATGCTTTCAGTACCGTTTGGGCACAGAACTTAAGGCGCATTTCCCAGATTTTATCATAGTACGTCGTGTGAATGACAACTTTGAATTCATATTGCTTGAGCCACATTATACTGGTTATGCAGACTCAGTGCCGAAGTTGAAGGGAATGGTAGAGTATTCTGAACGTTGTACCACGGTAAGTCGCAATGAGATGGTGCGTATCGTGGATACTGCTACAGGTAAGAAAGTGGAATCGCTCGATGCTGCTTCTTCCTCGGTTCGTGACGACATCAAGTATTTGATTGGACTAGAAGATTTGAACAATTTGTTTAAAAAGTATAAAAATTAG